The proteins below are encoded in one region of Amorphus orientalis:
- a CDS encoding alpha/beta hydrolase — protein sequence MATYVLVHGAWHTGELFEETAAPIRAAGHVVHLPTIAGNRPGDAKSVGLDAAISSIVDYLTEHDLSDVILAGHSYGGMVITGVADRVPDRLRRLVYWNAFVPNDGESLNDLVPPHYVTLFDGIAAASPDNGVMLPFPIWREVFINDADLELAQSTYEKLNPHPYATFTDKISLKTNPAAMQVAKSYVNCTEDTALPQSLGWHPRMSEKLGLFRLVQSPGSHELCFTNPGLLAEKIMIAGRD from the coding sequence ATGGCGACCTACGTTCTGGTTCACGGTGCCTGGCATACGGGCGAGCTCTTCGAGGAGACGGCGGCTCCGATCCGAGCCGCGGGGCACGTGGTTCACCTGCCGACCATCGCGGGAAACCGGCCCGGGGACGCCAAGAGCGTGGGCCTGGACGCGGCGATCTCCTCGATCGTGGACTATCTGACCGAGCACGATCTGTCCGACGTGATCCTCGCCGGCCATTCCTATGGCGGAATGGTCATCACCGGCGTCGCCGACCGGGTTCCGGACCGGTTGCGGCGGCTGGTCTACTGGAACGCGTTCGTTCCCAACGACGGCGAGAGCCTCAACGATCTGGTGCCGCCCCATTACGTCACGCTGTTCGACGGGATTGCCGCGGCGAGCCCGGACAACGGCGTGATGCTGCCCTTTCCGATCTGGCGGGAGGTCTTCATCAACGATGCCGACCTGGAGCTGGCCCAGTCCACCTATGAGAAGCTGAACCCGCATCCCTATGCGACCTTCACCGACAAGATTTCGCTGAAGACGAATCCGGCCGCGATGCAGGTCGCAAAGTCCTATGTGAACTGCACGGAGGATACGGCGCTGCCCCAGAGCCTCGGCTGGCACCCGCGCATGTCGGAAAAGCTGGGCCTGTTCCGGCTGGTCCAGTCGCCCGGAAGCCACGAACTCTGCTTCACGAACCCGGGTCTTCTGGCGGAGAAGATCATGATCGCCGGACGCGACTGA
- a CDS encoding DUF1192 domain-containing protein, with translation MMSISDDERLSRPAAIVIGEDLSAHSLEELADRRAALQAEIERIDELAESKSASRAAADSFFKT, from the coding sequence ATGATGTCGATCAGCGATGATGAACGGCTCAGCCGCCCCGCCGCGATCGTGATCGGGGAAGATCTGTCGGCTCATTCGCTGGAAGAGCTTGCCGACCGGCGCGCGGCGCTTCAGGCGGAGATCGAACGGATCGACGAACTCGCCGAATCCAAGTCCGCGAGCCGGGCGGCGGCCGACAGCTTCTTCAAGACCTGA
- a CDS encoding NAD(P)H-quinone oxidoreductase, with translation MAVSVPDTMTVVAIREPGGPEVLVPEKRPVVRPDPGELLVEVAAAGVNRPDVFQRQGNYPPPKGASDIPGLEIAGTVVAIGDEVEGFEVGSRVLALVAGGGYAEYCTVPAATALPIPDGLSMIQAAAVPETFFTVWSNVFDRGRLRAGERFLVHGGTSGIGTTAIQLAKAFGAFVMTTAGSDDKLAACRKLGADVGINYRTTDFVSVVKEATDGHGADLILDMVGGSYVERNWQAAATEGRIVQIAVLEGASEQVDFRRLMMKRLTHTGSTLRARDIAFKAEIAAALKKRVWPLLADGTVGPVIDSTFPLAEAAEAHRRMESSGHVGKIVLVVREESAAE, from the coding sequence ATGGCGGTTTCAGTGCCCGATACCATGACCGTGGTGGCGATCCGCGAGCCGGGTGGCCCGGAGGTTCTGGTTCCCGAAAAGCGCCCGGTCGTCCGGCCGGATCCGGGAGAACTCCTCGTGGAAGTGGCGGCCGCGGGCGTCAACAGGCCGGACGTGTTCCAGCGGCAGGGGAACTATCCGCCGCCGAAGGGCGCCTCCGACATTCCCGGTCTGGAGATTGCCGGAACGGTCGTCGCGATCGGCGACGAGGTGGAGGGATTCGAGGTCGGCTCCCGGGTCCTGGCCCTGGTGGCCGGTGGCGGCTACGCGGAGTACTGCACCGTCCCGGCTGCCACCGCCCTGCCGATCCCCGACGGCCTTTCCATGATCCAGGCCGCGGCCGTTCCGGAGACCTTCTTCACGGTCTGGTCGAACGTCTTCGACCGGGGCCGGCTCAGGGCCGGCGAGCGGTTTCTCGTCCACGGCGGCACGTCCGGCATCGGCACCACGGCGATCCAGCTCGCCAAGGCGTTCGGCGCCTTCGTGATGACGACGGCGGGATCGGACGACAAGCTCGCCGCCTGCCGCAAGCTCGGGGCGGACGTCGGCATCAACTACCGCACCACCGACTTCGTGTCGGTGGTCAAGGAAGCGACCGACGGGCACGGTGCCGATCTGATCCTCGACATGGTCGGCGGCAGCTATGTAGAGCGCAACTGGCAGGCGGCGGCCACGGAAGGACGCATCGTCCAGATCGCCGTTCTGGAAGGGGCGAGCGAGCAGGTCGATTTCCGTCGGCTTATGATGAAGCGGCTCACCCATACCGGCTCGACGCTCCGGGCCCGGGATATTGCGTTCAAGGCGGAGATCGCGGCCGCCCTGAAGAAGCGGGTCTGGCCGCTTCTCGCCGACGGCACCGTCGGGCCGGTCATCGATTCGACCTTCCCGCTGGCCGAGGCGGCCGAGGCCCACCGGCGGATGGAAAGCTCCGGCCACGTCGGCAAGATCGTGCTGGTCGTGCGCGAGGAAAGCGCTGCCGAGTGA
- a CDS encoding DUF1013 domain-containing protein encodes MAIGQDAPLMPKATAVWLVDNTSLSFEQIAAFCRLHPLEVKAIADGDSAQGIKGLDPVQTGQLTREEIDKAEADPAHRLKIAAPKVRVPEAKKKGPRYTPVSKRQDRPNAILWLLRNHPELKDAQIIRLVGTTKTTIQAIRDRTHWNSPNLQPADPVTLGLCSQIELDLEVEKAARESGPIAPAEGAAEPATLLSVEESLAPGPAADEPEEDEGEVDPDSVFSGLKAWRRDGEDSEGDDSDENR; translated from the coding sequence ATGGCGATCGGGCAAGACGCTCCGCTCATGCCAAAGGCGACCGCAGTTTGGCTGGTCGACAACACGTCGCTTTCGTTCGAGCAGATCGCCGCATTCTGCAGGCTGCACCCGCTTGAGGTCAAAGCGATCGCCGACGGTGACTCCGCCCAGGGCATCAAGGGTCTGGACCCGGTTCAGACCGGTCAGCTGACCCGTGAGGAGATCGACAAGGCGGAAGCCGATCCGGCGCACAGGCTGAAGATTGCCGCGCCGAAGGTGCGGGTTCCGGAAGCCAAGAAGAAGGGCCCGCGCTACACGCCCGTCTCGAAGCGCCAGGACCGTCCGAACGCGATCCTCTGGCTTCTGCGCAACCACCCGGAGCTCAAGGACGCGCAGATCATCCGGCTCGTCGGGACGACCAAGACGACGATCCAGGCGATCCGCGACCGCACCCACTGGAATTCGCCGAACCTTCAGCCTGCCGACCCGGTGACGCTGGGACTGTGCTCCCAGATCGAACTGGATCTGGAAGTGGAGAAGGCGGCCAGGGAGAGCGGCCCGATCGCTCCGGCCGAGGGTGCCGCGGAGCCGGCAACGCTTCTGTCCGTCGAGGAGTCGCTGGCTCCCGGTCCGGCCGCAGACGAGCCGGAAGAGGACGAGGGCGAGGTCGATCCGGATTCCGTCTTCTCCGGCCTCAAGGCTTGGCGCCGTGATGGAGAAGACAGCGAAGGCGACGACAGCGACGAGAACCGCTGA
- a CDS encoding ribose-phosphate pyrophosphokinase produces the protein MKLVTGNSNRSLAEQIAAYLEIPLTKCLVRRFADQEVFVEIQENVRGEDVFVVQSTSYPANDHLMELLILIDALRRASARRITAAIPYYGYARQDRKAGPRTPISAKLVANLIAEAGADRVLTLDLHAGQIQGFFDIPTDNLFAAPVMTRDIKERYDLDNLMVVSPDVGGVVRARALAKRIDAPLAIVDKRRERPGESEVMNVIGSPQGRDCILVDDIVDSGGTLCNAADALLEQGATSVAAYITHGVLSGGAVARISNSRLTELVISDSIEATEAVKASPNIRAVSIAPLIGEAISRTALEESVSSLFD, from the coding sequence ATGAAACTGGTTACCGGGAACTCGAACCGATCGCTTGCCGAGCAGATCGCCGCCTATCTGGAGATTCCCCTGACCAAATGCCTGGTCCGGCGCTTCGCGGACCAGGAAGTCTTCGTCGAGATCCAGGAGAACGTCCGCGGCGAGGACGTGTTCGTCGTCCAGTCCACGAGCTATCCCGCCAACGACCACCTGATGGAGCTGTTGATCCTGATCGACGCGCTCCGGCGCGCCTCGGCCCGGCGCATCACGGCGGCCATCCCCTATTACGGCTACGCCCGCCAGGACCGCAAAGCCGGTCCGCGCACGCCGATCTCGGCCAAGCTGGTGGCCAACCTGATCGCCGAAGCCGGCGCCGACCGGGTTCTCACCCTCGACCTGCACGCCGGGCAGATCCAGGGCTTCTTCGACATCCCGACCGACAATCTGTTCGCCGCCCCGGTGATGACCCGGGACATCAAGGAACGCTACGACCTCGACAACCTGATGGTGGTGTCGCCGGACGTGGGCGGCGTGGTGCGCGCGCGGGCGCTCGCCAAGCGCATCGACGCGCCGCTGGCGATCGTCGACAAGCGCCGCGAGCGTCCCGGCGAATCGGAAGTGATGAACGTGATCGGCTCGCCCCAGGGCCGGGACTGCATCCTGGTCGACGACATCGTCGATTCCGGCGGCACGCTCTGCAACGCGGCCGACGCCCTTCTGGAACAGGGGGCGACCAGCGTCGCCGCCTACATCACCCACGGCGTGCTGTCCGGCGGCGCGGTGGCGCGGATTTCCAACTCCCGCCTGACCGAGCTGGTGATCAGCGACTCCATCGAGGCCACCGAGGCGGTCAAGGCCTCCCCGAACATCCGCGCGGTGTCCATCGCGCCGCTGATCGGCGAAGCCATCAGCCGGACCGCGCTCGAAGAATCGGTCTCCAGCCTGTTCGACTGA
- a CDS encoding M24 family metallopeptidase — MALAFEPDEYEARKQAVLAEMRAQNLDGMLLFAPESHYWLTGYDTFGYCFFQCLVLTRDGRFVLMTRMPDLRQARHTSIIEDIRVWTDQGGADPTRLLKDILFELDLLGAQIGVETDTHGLTAANGKLLDERLQSFATIRDASDLVPTLRSVKSEAEIGYVRTAARLCDAAWEAGLAEITVGADEGAILAAMQGAVLAGGGDYPGNGFIIGSGRDALLCRYKSGRRTLSDPDQITLEFAGSYRHYHSAMMATVPVGGATARHREMFDAAAAALSGVEAAMRPGRTFGDVFDAHARVVDGAGLQPHRMNACGYSLGARFAPSWMDPPMFYRGNTTEIVPNMVLFAHMILMDSDTETAMTLARTYLTTDADPEPLSRHPVELVEKF; from the coding sequence ATGGCCCTGGCTTTTGAACCCGACGAATACGAGGCCCGCAAGCAGGCGGTGCTTGCGGAAATGCGCGCGCAGAATCTCGACGGGATGCTTCTGTTCGCCCCGGAGAGCCACTACTGGCTGACCGGCTACGACACGTTCGGCTACTGCTTCTTCCAGTGCCTGGTGCTCACCCGGGACGGCCGCTTCGTGCTGATGACGCGCATGCCCGATCTGAGGCAGGCGCGACACACCTCGATCATCGAGGACATCCGGGTGTGGACGGACCAGGGCGGGGCGGACCCGACGCGCCTTCTCAAGGACATCCTGTTCGAACTCGACCTCCTCGGCGCGCAGATCGGGGTGGAGACGGACACCCATGGCCTGACCGCCGCCAACGGCAAGCTCCTGGACGAACGGCTGCAGTCCTTCGCCACGATCCGCGACGCCTCCGATCTCGTCCCAACGCTCCGCTCGGTGAAGAGCGAGGCGGAGATCGGCTACGTGCGCACCGCCGCCCGGCTGTGCGACGCCGCCTGGGAGGCCGGCCTCGCCGAGATCACCGTGGGCGCCGACGAGGGCGCGATCCTAGCCGCCATGCAGGGCGCCGTGCTGGCCGGCGGCGGCGACTATCCCGGCAACGGCTTCATCATCGGATCCGGGCGCGACGCTCTCCTGTGCCGCTACAAGAGCGGCCGCAGGACACTGAGCGATCCGGACCAGATCACGCTCGAGTTCGCCGGCAGCTATCGCCACTATCATTCCGCCATGATGGCCACCGTGCCCGTCGGCGGGGCGACCGCCCGTCACCGGGAGATGTTCGACGCGGCCGCCGCCGCCCTGTCCGGGGTGGAGGCGGCGATGCGGCCGGGCCGGACCTTCGGCGACGTCTTCGACGCCCATGCCAGGGTCGTGGATGGCGCCGGTCTCCAGCCCCACCGCATGAACGCCTGCGGCTATTCGCTGGGCGCCCGCTTTGCGCCGTCCTGGATGGATCCGCCGATGTTCTATCGCGGAAACACCACCGAGATCGTCCCGAACATGGTGCTGTTCGCCCACATGATCCTGATGGACAGCGACACCGAAACCGCCATGACCCTCGCCCGCACCTATCTGACGACCGATGCCGACCCCGAACCGCTGTCGCGCCATCCGGTGGAACTGGTGGAGAAGTTCTGA
- the pgeF gene encoding peptidoglycan editing factor PgeF has translation MITAPELDRIAGIRHAFFTREGGVSEGIYESLNVGIGSRDDPQAVQENRARVAQRLDVAPDLLLTPYQIHSATAVVVDGPFGDGERPKADAFVTATPGVAVGVSTADCGPVLFADAEAGVVAAAHAGWRGAYDGILEATLDAMEGLGAQRGRTVAVLGPTISQVAYEVGPDFIERFLTDRPADEIYFTPSERTGHAMFDLPRYVVDRLVHAGVEEAHRLDMCTYRNPELFYSYRRAQHSGEPDYGRLVSAIALAAD, from the coding sequence ATGATCACAGCCCCTGAACTCGATCGGATCGCCGGCATCCGTCATGCCTTCTTCACCCGCGAGGGCGGCGTGTCGGAGGGGATCTACGAGAGCCTCAACGTCGGCATCGGATCCCGGGACGATCCGCAAGCCGTCCAGGAGAATCGGGCCCGGGTGGCGCAGCGGCTCGACGTGGCGCCCGACCTGCTGCTCACGCCCTACCAGATCCATTCGGCGACGGCGGTCGTGGTCGACGGCCCGTTCGGCGACGGGGAGCGTCCGAAGGCGGACGCGTTCGTCACCGCCACTCCGGGCGTCGCCGTCGGCGTGTCCACGGCGGACTGCGGCCCGGTCCTGTTCGCCGACGCGGAGGCCGGCGTGGTGGCCGCCGCCCATGCCGGCTGGCGCGGTGCCTATGACGGCATCCTGGAGGCGACCCTCGACGCGATGGAGGGCCTGGGCGCGCAGCGCGGCCGCACCGTCGCCGTCCTCGGTCCGACGATTTCCCAGGTCGCCTACGAGGTCGGCCCGGATTTCATCGAGCGCTTCCTGACCGACAGGCCGGCCGACGAGATCTATTTCACGCCGAGCGAGCGCACGGGCCACGCCATGTTCGATCTGCCCCGCTACGTGGTCGACCGGCTGGTCCACGCCGGCGTGGAGGAGGCCCACCGGCTCGACATGTGCACCTACCGCAACCCGGAACTCTTCTACTCCTACCGGCGCGCGCAGCATTCCGGCGAGCCGGACTATGGCCGGCTGGTGTCGGCGATCGCGCTCGCCGCCGACTGA
- a CDS encoding class I SAM-dependent methyltransferase gives MTTPLARRLAEEIAASGPMPVARYMALCLGDPEHGYYTTRVPFGRDGDFVTAPEVSQLFGELVGAWLLTVWEQLGSPDPVRLVELGPGRGTLMADILRVARLRPAFLEAVSVDLVETSPRLRALQKETLRACPVPVAWRNAIDEVPPGPLLVVANEFFDALPIRQFVRTGDRWQERVVGLDAAGGLGFGLAPYAQDAAIPPGLDAQDGAVVEWCPAADAIMAAVSERIVAEGGAALAIDYGYQGPAFGDTLQAVRDHAYTGLLEAPGESDLTAHVDFATLARSARTAGAAIHGPLTQGEFLVALGLVDRAQRLAAGTDETGFREIEAAVRRLADVTEMGELFKVLAVTSPGVAPPAFPARPR, from the coding sequence ATGACCACGCCGCTCGCCCGCCGCCTAGCCGAGGAGATCGCAGCCAGCGGACCGATGCCGGTCGCCCGCTACATGGCGCTCTGTCTCGGCGATCCGGAGCATGGCTACTACACCACCCGGGTGCCGTTCGGGCGCGACGGCGACTTCGTCACGGCACCGGAAGTTTCGCAGCTGTTCGGAGAACTGGTCGGCGCGTGGCTGCTGACGGTCTGGGAGCAGCTCGGCTCGCCCGATCCGGTCCGCCTGGTGGAGCTCGGGCCGGGCCGCGGCACCCTGATGGCGGACATCCTGCGGGTCGCCCGCCTGCGGCCGGCCTTTCTGGAGGCGGTCAGCGTCGATCTGGTGGAAACCAGCCCGCGATTGCGGGCCCTGCAGAAAGAGACGCTCCGCGCATGTCCGGTGCCGGTGGCCTGGCGGAACGCCATCGACGAGGTTCCCCCCGGGCCGCTGCTCGTCGTCGCCAACGAGTTCTTCGATGCCCTGCCGATCCGCCAGTTCGTGCGCACCGGCGACCGCTGGCAGGAGCGCGTGGTCGGGCTCGACGCGGCGGGCGGGCTGGGCTTCGGACTGGCGCCCTACGCCCAGGATGCGGCCATTCCCCCCGGCCTCGACGCGCAAGACGGCGCCGTCGTCGAATGGTGCCCGGCCGCCGACGCCATCATGGCGGCGGTGTCGGAGCGGATCGTCGCCGAGGGCGGCGCCGCGCTGGCGATCGACTACGGCTATCAGGGGCCGGCCTTCGGCGACACGCTTCAGGCGGTGCGCGACCACGCCTACACGGGCCTGCTGGAGGCGCCCGGCGAGTCAGATCTCACCGCCCACGTCGATTTCGCCACCCTGGCGCGAAGCGCGCGCACGGCCGGAGCGGCCATCCACGGTCCGCTGACCCAGGGCGAATTCCTCGTCGCGCTCGGGCTGGTCGACCGGGCCCAGCGTCTGGCCGCCGGCACGGACGAGACCGGCTTCCGGGAGATCGAGGCGGCGGTGCGCCGGCTTGCCGACGTGACCGAGATGGGCGAGCTGTTCAAGGTGCTTGCCGTGACCAGCCCCGGCGTCGCGCCGCCTGCCTTTCCGGCGCGGCCGCGATGA
- the lgt gene encoding prolipoprotein diacylglyceryl transferase: protein MPLFALPFPAIDPVLVEVGPFAVRWYALAYIAGILFAWWYMRRLVSTPRLWGPVPRPTPTDIDDFVLWATIGIVAGGRIGFVLFYNFDYYLAHPAEALALWQGGMSFHGGFIGVVIAMILFARSRGIAIWTLFDLAGAATPIGLFFGRIANFINGELWGRPSDVPWAMVFPGAGPEPRHPSQLYEAALEGLVLFLVLRVLTHAFGTLRRPGLTAGAFAAGYGIARIISEFFRMPDPQLGFLMGGLTMGMLLSVPMVLAGAWAIWRARRRPVPEEPGSKSR from the coding sequence ATGCCTCTCTTCGCCCTGCCGTTTCCGGCGATCGATCCCGTTCTCGTCGAAGTCGGTCCGTTTGCCGTGCGCTGGTACGCGCTGGCCTACATCGCCGGCATCCTGTTCGCCTGGTGGTACATGCGCCGCCTGGTGTCGACGCCGAGACTGTGGGGACCGGTTCCGCGGCCGACCCCGACCGACATCGACGACTTCGTGCTGTGGGCCACGATCGGCATCGTGGCCGGCGGACGCATCGGCTTCGTGCTGTTCTACAATTTCGACTACTATCTCGCCCATCCCGCCGAGGCCTTGGCGCTGTGGCAGGGCGGCATGTCGTTCCATGGCGGCTTCATCGGCGTCGTGATCGCCATGATCCTGTTCGCCCGCAGCCGGGGCATCGCCATCTGGACCCTGTTCGATCTCGCCGGCGCGGCGACCCCGATCGGCCTGTTCTTCGGCCGCATCGCCAACTTCATCAACGGCGAACTCTGGGGACGGCCGAGCGACGTTCCGTGGGCCATGGTGTTTCCGGGCGCGGGGCCCGAGCCGCGCCATCCGAGCCAGCTCTACGAGGCCGCCCTGGAAGGCCTGGTCCTGTTCCTGGTTCTCAGGGTTCTGACCCATGCCTTCGGCACGCTGCGGCGCCCGGGCCTGACGGCGGGCGCCTTCGCCGCAGGCTACGGCATCGCGCGCATCATCAGTGAATTCTTCCGTATGCCCGATCCCCAGCTCGGTTTTCTGATGGGCGGACTGACCATGGGCATGCTCCTGTCCGTGCCAATGGTGCTGGCCGGCGCCTGGGCGATCTGGCGCGCGCGGCGCAGACCCGTCCCCGAAGAGCCCGGTTCGAAGAGCCGATGA
- a CDS encoding accessory factor UbiK family protein, giving the protein MTQGSNRIFDDFAKLASDATSVAQSVRKEMETAVRAQAERFLSDMDLVQRDEHDAVKEMAAAARDEAEDLKTRLAALEARVATLEAGSGSAAPSQSETPGTPPPGE; this is encoded by the coding sequence ATGACCCAGGGCTCCAACCGCATTTTCGACGATTTCGCCAAGCTCGCTTCCGACGCGACTTCGGTCGCCCAGTCGGTTCGCAAGGAGATGGAGACGGCGGTCCGGGCCCAGGCGGAGCGGTTCCTCTCCGATATGGACCTCGTCCAGCGCGACGAGCACGACGCCGTCAAGGAGATGGCCGCCGCCGCCCGTGACGAGGCCGAGGACCTCAAGACCCGTCTCGCTGCCCTGGAGGCACGCGTGGCCACGCTCGAGGCCGGATCGGGCTCGGCGGCGCCGTCCCAGTCCGAGACGCCCGGAACTCCCCCGCCCGGCGAGTGA
- a CDS encoding YbjN domain-containing protein: MTFIDIELDRGSNPVDQIEHIAVANDWLFDRSGDDEITISTAGHWCDYHVSFTWMDEFEALHLAAAFDLKVTEPRHTEVVRLLAMVNERLWLGHFDLWSKEGVVIFRHAQLLSGDSVPTPSQIEGLLTHAIDMCERHYQAFQFVVWAGKSAADALDTALFETVGEA, encoded by the coding sequence ATGACGTTCATCGACATCGAATTGGATCGGGGCAGCAACCCGGTCGACCAGATCGAACACATCGCCGTCGCCAACGATTGGCTGTTCGACAGGTCCGGCGACGACGAGATCACGATTTCCACAGCCGGGCACTGGTGCGACTATCACGTCTCGTTCACCTGGATGGACGAGTTCGAGGCTCTCCATCTGGCCGCCGCGTTCGATCTCAAGGTGACCGAACCGCGCCACACCGAGGTTGTCCGTCTGCTGGCCATGGTCAACGAGCGGCTCTGGCTGGGCCACTTCGACCTGTGGAGCAAGGAAGGCGTGGTCATCTTCCGCCACGCCCAGCTTCTCTCCGGCGATTCGGTCCCCACGCCCTCCCAGATCGAGGGCCTCCTGACCCACGCGATCGACATGTGCGAACGCCACTACCAGGCGTTCCAGTTCGTGGTCTGGGCCGGCAAGTCGGCCGCCGACGCCCTGGACACCGCGCTGTTCGAAACGGTTGGCGAGGCATGA
- the proC gene encoding pyrroline-5-carboxylate reductase: MSGGSSRPIVLVGAGKMGGAMLAGWGRKALDAPVIVIDPAPSDEVRDIADRMGATLATEAPADTKAGVLIVAVKPQMMDDVLPPLTGLRDEETTVVSVAAGITIGRLEAALGPGPVVRTIPNTPSQIGRGVTVAVANPAVDAEGRAAATDLLGAIGMVEWVEDEALIDAATAVSGSGPAYVFHMVECLAQAGLQAGLPEDLAMRIARGTVTGAGALLDDSPADAATLRQNVTSPGGTTAAALDVLMGDQAMQSLFVKAVAAAAKRARELGS, from the coding sequence ATGAGCGGCGGATCGTCCCGCCCCATCGTCCTCGTCGGCGCCGGCAAGATGGGCGGCGCCATGCTGGCCGGATGGGGCCGCAAGGCTCTGGACGCGCCGGTGATCGTCATCGATCCGGCTCCCTCCGACGAGGTCCGGGACATCGCCGACCGGATGGGGGCGACGCTCGCCACCGAAGCCCCGGCCGACACGAAGGCGGGCGTTCTCATCGTGGCGGTCAAGCCGCAGATGATGGATGACGTCCTGCCGCCGCTGACCGGACTGCGCGACGAGGAGACCACCGTCGTCTCGGTGGCGGCCGGCATCACCATCGGTCGGCTCGAGGCCGCGCTCGGTCCCGGGCCGGTGGTCCGAACCATCCCGAACACGCCGTCCCAGATCGGCCGGGGCGTGACCGTCGCCGTCGCCAATCCCGCGGTGGATGCGGAGGGGCGGGCGGCCGCAACCGATCTGCTCGGTGCGATCGGAATGGTCGAATGGGTCGAGGACGAGGCCCTGATCGATGCCGCCACGGCCGTCTCCGGGTCGGGGCCGGCCTATGTCTTCCACATGGTCGAGTGTCTGGCCCAGGCCGGTCTGCAGGCCGGTCTGCCGGAGGATCTCGCCATGCGGATCGCCCGCGGGACCGTCACCGGTGCCGGCGCGCTCCTCGACGACAGCCCGGCCGACGCGGCCACGTTGCGGCAGAACGTCACGTCGCCCGGCGGGACCACGGCCGCCGCCCTCGACGTGCTCATGGGCGACCAGGCGATGCAGTCGCTGTTCGTGAAGGCCGTCGCCGCTGCCGCGAAACGGGCTCGCGAGCTGGGCAGCTGA
- a CDS encoding TetR/AcrR family transcriptional regulator, which translates to MATKRQRQSIVSALIALLETRDWQDIGLDDIAAEAGVSLAVLRSVFDTKVAILEAFVRDIDETVLAGDDGDMGDEPPRERLFDVLMRRLDTLKPYRPALRSLAASARRDPVLAASLNRMALVSQGWMLTSAGIHIKGLLGAAATQGLVVAFARVLRVFLREEDAGLPRTMAALDKELRRGERSFLRLERVSRPIRRGVRRRWERPASAQADPEDPAGAASSPA; encoded by the coding sequence ATGGCCACGAAGCGTCAACGCCAATCGATCGTTTCCGCGCTGATCGCGCTCCTCGAGACGCGGGACTGGCAGGATATCGGGCTGGACGACATCGCCGCGGAAGCCGGGGTCTCGCTCGCCGTGCTGCGCTCGGTGTTCGACACCAAGGTCGCGATCCTGGAGGCGTTCGTCCGGGACATCGACGAGACCGTGCTGGCGGGCGACGACGGGGATATGGGCGACGAACCGCCCAGGGAGCGCCTGTTCGACGTCCTGATGCGCCGGCTCGATACGCTGAAGCCGTACCGCCCGGCCCTGCGCTCGCTGGCCGCGTCCGCCCGGCGCGACCCGGTGCTCGCCGCCTCGCTCAATCGCATGGCGCTGGTTTCGCAGGGCTGGATGCTGACGTCGGCGGGAATTCACATCAAGGGTCTCCTGGGGGCTGCGGCAACCCAGGGGCTGGTGGTCGCGTTCGCGCGGGTGCTCAGGGTCTTTCTCCGGGAAGAGGATGCGGGGCTGCCCCGCACCATGGCAGCCCTCGACAAGGAACTCCGCCGCGGCGAGCGGTCCTTCCTGCGGCTGGAGCGGGTCAGCCGGCCGATCCGCCGGGGCGTGCGCCGGCGGTGGGAGCGTCCGGCCTCGGCGCAGGCCGATCCGGAGGATCCGGCCGGGGCGGCGTCCTCGCCGGCTTGA
- a CDS encoding tRNA-binding protein — MTETTGPAETITFDDFLKVDIRAGTVVEAEPFPEARKPAIKLVIDFGAEIGRKKSSAQITEHYTPETLVGRQVLAVVNFPPRQIGPMRSEVLTLGIADANGHVVLAATDKPVPDGSRLY; from the coding sequence ATGACCGAGACCACCGGACCGGCCGAAACCATCACCTTCGACGATTTCCTGAAAGTGGACATCCGCGCGGGCACCGTCGTGGAGGCCGAGCCGTTCCCCGAGGCGCGCAAGCCGGCGATCAAGCTGGTCATCGATTTCGGCGCCGAGATCGGCCGCAAGAAGTCGTCGGCCCAGATCACCGAGCACTATACGCCGGAGACCCTGGTCGGCCGGCAGGTGCTGGCGGTGGTGAACTTCCCGCCCCGCCAGATCGGGCCGATGCGCTCGGAAGTGCTGACCCTGGGCATCGCCGACGCGAACGGCCACGTCGTGCTGGCGGCAACGGACAAGCCCGTGCCGGACGGAAGCCGCCTCTACTGA